The Pyrus communis chromosome 9, drPyrComm1.1, whole genome shotgun sequence genome has a segment encoding these proteins:
- the LOC137745781 gene encoding F-box/kelch-repeat protein At2g44130-like, which produces MAELRTELIPGLPEELGYECLTRLHYSTHRVASRVCRRWQDLLQNREFYNHRKQSGRTHKAACLVKALPVPTGSDEAKPAKPPRYGVSIFDSVSGNWDRIDPVPKYPHGLPMFCQVTSSEGKLVVMGGWDPANYQPVRDVFVYEFTTQRWARGKDMPETRSFFAAGELDGRVYIAGGHDENKNAMKSARVYDVRENEWSELPEMSQGRDECEGFVSGSEFWVVSGYATDMQGRFVGSAEVYETGPGRWRLEEDAWRAGQCPRSCVGVGKDGKFFCWGDCDPRVRVGPCALGLGKWTFLAGSAYQGAWQEEFLVEGQNGKLKKMETPEGFSGFVQSGCYVEI; this is translated from the coding sequence ATGGCCGAGTTACGAACCGAGTTAATACCCGGTCTGCCGGAGGAACTCGGCTACGAGTGTCTCACCCGTCTGCACTACTCGACTCACCGAGTCGCCTCCCGAGTCTGCCGCCGCTGGCAGGACCTTCTCCAAAACCGGGAATTTTACAATCACCGGAAGCAATCAGGGCGGACCCACAAGGCGGCTTGTTTGGTTAAGGCGCTTCCGGTTCCGACAGGATCGGACGAGGCCAAACCGGCAAAACCGCCCCGTTACGGGGTCTCGATTTTTGACTCCGTGAGTGGGAATTGGGACCGGATTGACCCGGTTCCGAAGTACCCGCACGGGCTTCCGATGTTCTGTCAGGTGACGAGCTCGGAGGGGAAGCTGGTGGTGATGGGCGGGTGGGACCCGGCGAATTACCAGCCGGTTCGAGACGTGTTCGTGTACGAGTTCACGACTCAGCGGTGGGCTCGGGGGAAGGACATGCCGGAGACCCGGTCGTTTTTCGCCGCCGGGGAGCTCGACGGGCGGGTGTACATCGCCGGCGGCCACGACGAGAACAAGAACGCGATGAAGTCGGCGAGGGTGTACGACGTGAGGGAGAACGAGTGGAGCGAGTTGCCTGAGATGAGTCAGGGGCGAGACGAGTGCGAGGGGTTCGTGTCCGGGTCGGAGTTTTGGGTCGTAAGCGGGTACGCGACGGACATGCAAGGGAGGTTCGTGGGGAGCGCGGAGGTCTATGAAACAGGGCCGGGTCGGTGGAGGCTGGAGGAGGACGCGTGGCGTGCGGGTCAGTGCCCGAGGTCGTGTGTCGGGGTTGGGAAAGACGGGAAGTTCTTCTGTTGGGGCGACTGCGACCCGAGAGTTCGGGTCGGGCCTTGCGCGCTCGGGTTGGGGAAATGGACCTTCCTAGCGGGGTCGGCTTACCAGGGCGCGTGGCAGGAGGAATTTTTGGTCGAAGGGCAAAATggtaaattgaagaaaatggaaACGCCTGAGGGTTTCTCTGGTTTCGTGCAGTCCGGGTGCTACGTggaaatttga